One Paraburkholderia caffeinilytica DNA segment encodes these proteins:
- a CDS encoding winged helix-turn-helix domain-containing protein, which produces MSLPRLTGQVIAFSRFWLAREVGLLISDGAVIELGARPFAMLAALLEARGRVVSTAELREIVWPGSNVDANTVQAQISAIRRALDDDRDLIVTVAGRGYRFAGEIRVLDTPDAGLDFPVANAGSIAASLATSFAATTAATTTATSAAGPLTAAGLTSGSPYGSSYGTPWRGAAPASPHTAYSRAAPSATLTSVTAASSLAAAAAPAASAVAPLMPTSAVTSLRAQIIDPSPFIGRHAELSELLALVPTRRIVTLTGASGVGKTRLAIEAASHLGPHFPDGDFCAALASLAQPDRIADAIGAAIGLEPDNELAMAANLAMQISERRMLLIVDHCDHLSEAAAELIDTLVANTGGLHVIATCESPLFIGGETAVPVAALRAPPEQIDGTPATLDYDALRLLFTRLAHCLKPAALHAPLPDVESIAPATFAAAALICRRVDGVPFALELAAATIAGQVRAGVPPEDAIVAFARELDTVMTHRSGGRRIVLPRAAIVHVMLDLSYAALEAPTRTMLRRLGIFATAFSHEAACEMLGAFGSDYGFGPPEPRLLERQLHTLMDAGLVNTVDCDGALRLRLPPAVRRFALDALERNRESAEADLHHAQFVARDMARRFGAGVAVATAHSRHDIDALRAALEWAVSADKVELCTELLDNTAPMWGALALVDEYIGWVRAVLARVDSVSMRRIRDEMRLRAVLARALTLKRSASNEIVENWQRTYELANICADTPYRLRALFCLVMCALDAGEVEHCRRLSSAFSEIAPVAHSQAVSINARRIEGIVKAYAGEFDTAIRLLAPVVGLNDEAADEIDEDVSREANAVATSYGLSLHLVARAIHAVALWLVGQPHLAAPPRVTIRDPADESEPLAGCIALGHACSLAALDDDIPLTESCAAALVTRARAAGVKRWLRLGLDFQLWLDARRGDQDAAQRLMTGAMKRIARERIYVPDIAFIATLLPRIALQDEPEFAAALGATLREAVSRSERTGELWYVPELLRLNAMLRLRGGEDPRAVRPLLEDALRRARQHGARRLELRITVDLESLDASASLGLLRMR; this is translated from the coding sequence ATGTCGCTACCGCGACTTACCGGTCAGGTGATCGCCTTCTCGCGATTCTGGCTCGCGCGCGAGGTGGGCCTGCTGATTTCCGACGGCGCCGTCATCGAGCTCGGCGCGCGCCCCTTCGCGATGCTCGCTGCCCTGCTCGAGGCCCGTGGCCGCGTGGTGTCGACCGCCGAGTTGCGCGAAATCGTCTGGCCCGGCAGCAATGTCGATGCGAACACGGTGCAGGCGCAGATCTCCGCAATTCGCCGCGCGCTCGACGACGACCGCGATCTGATCGTCACCGTGGCCGGCCGTGGCTACCGCTTCGCGGGTGAAATCCGCGTGCTCGACACACCCGACGCCGGACTGGATTTTCCGGTGGCGAACGCCGGCAGCATCGCCGCATCGCTCGCCACCTCGTTCGCGGCAACGACTGCGGCAACAACTACGGCAACAAGCGCGGCAGGCCCGCTCACCGCGGCCGGACTCACGTCCGGTTCGCCGTACGGCTCATCCTACGGCACGCCGTGGCGCGGCGCCGCTCCGGCCTCGCCGCACACTGCGTATTCCCGCGCCGCTCCGTCGGCCACGCTGACCTCGGTCACCGCCGCATCGAGCCTCGCCGCCGCGGCTGCGCCGGCCGCCTCCGCGGTGGCGCCGTTGATGCCGACCAGCGCCGTCACGTCGCTGCGCGCGCAGATCATCGACCCGTCGCCGTTCATCGGCCGTCATGCCGAGCTGTCCGAATTGCTCGCGCTGGTGCCCACGCGGCGCATCGTCACGCTGACCGGTGCGTCCGGCGTCGGCAAAACCCGCCTCGCGATCGAAGCGGCCAGCCACCTCGGGCCGCATTTTCCAGACGGCGATTTTTGCGCGGCGCTTGCCTCGCTCGCCCAGCCCGACCGCATCGCCGACGCGATCGGCGCGGCCATCGGCCTGGAGCCGGACAACGAGCTGGCGATGGCGGCCAATCTGGCCATGCAGATCAGCGAGCGCCGCATGCTGCTGATCGTCGATCACTGCGATCATCTGAGCGAAGCGGCAGCCGAACTCATCGATACGCTGGTGGCGAACACCGGCGGCTTGCATGTGATCGCCACGTGCGAGTCGCCGCTTTTCATCGGCGGCGAAACGGCCGTGCCGGTGGCCGCGTTGCGCGCGCCGCCCGAGCAGATCGACGGCACGCCCGCCACGCTCGACTACGACGCGCTGCGCCTGCTCTTCACCCGGCTCGCGCACTGCCTGAAGCCGGCCGCCTTGCATGCGCCGCTGCCCGACGTGGAGAGCATCGCGCCGGCCACTTTCGCGGCGGCCGCGCTGATTTGCCGGCGTGTCGACGGTGTGCCGTTCGCGCTCGAACTCGCTGCCGCGACGATCGCCGGCCAGGTGCGCGCAGGCGTGCCGCCGGAAGACGCGATCGTGGCGTTCGCGCGCGAACTCGATACGGTGATGACGCATCGCAGCGGCGGCCGCCGCATCGTGCTGCCGCGGGCGGCGATCGTCCACGTGATGCTCGACCTCTCGTATGCCGCGCTCGAAGCCCCGACCCGCACCATGCTGCGCCGGCTCGGCATTTTCGCCACCGCGTTCTCGCACGAGGCCGCCTGCGAAATGCTCGGCGCGTTCGGCAGCGACTACGGTTTCGGACCTCCCGAGCCGCGCCTGCTGGAACGCCAGCTTCATACGCTGATGGACGCGGGCCTAGTGAATACGGTCGACTGCGACGGCGCCTTGCGGCTGCGCTTGCCACCCGCCGTGCGCCGCTTCGCGCTCGACGCGCTGGAGCGCAACCGCGAAAGCGCCGAGGCCGATCTGCATCACGCGCAGTTCGTCGCCCGCGATATGGCGCGCCGTTTCGGCGCGGGTGTTGCCGTGGCCACCGCGCATAGCCGCCACGATATCGACGCGCTGCGCGCGGCGCTCGAATGGGCCGTCTCGGCCGACAAGGTGGAACTGTGCACCGAGCTGCTCGACAACACGGCGCCAATGTGGGGGGCGCTCGCGCTCGTCGACGAATACATCGGCTGGGTGCGCGCGGTGCTGGCGCGCGTGGACAGTGTGTCGATGCGCCGTATCCGCGACGAGATGCGCTTGCGTGCCGTGCTCGCGCGCGCGTTGACGCTCAAGCGCAGCGCGTCGAACGAGATCGTCGAGAACTGGCAGCGCACCTACGAGCTCGCCAATATCTGCGCCGACACGCCGTACCGCCTGCGTGCGCTGTTCTGCCTCGTGATGTGCGCGCTCGACGCCGGCGAGGTCGAGCATTGCCGGCGCCTCTCCAGCGCGTTCAGCGAAATTGCGCCGGTGGCGCACAGCCAGGCGGTCAGCATCAACGCGCGGCGCATCGAAGGCATTGTCAAGGCGTATGCGGGAGAATTCGACACCGCGATCCGCCTGCTCGCGCCGGTCGTCGGACTCAACGACGAAGCGGCCGACGAGATCGACGAAGACGTCAGCCGCGAGGCCAACGCGGTCGCCACCAGCTACGGGCTGTCGCTGCATCTCGTGGCGCGGGCGATTCATGCCGTCGCGCTCTGGCTGGTCGGCCAACCGCATCTGGCCGCGCCGCCGCGCGTCACGATCCGCGATCCTGCCGACGAAAGCGAACCGCTCGCGGGCTGCATCGCGCTCGGCCACGCCTGCTCGCTTGCCGCGCTCGACGACGACATTCCGCTCACCGAGTCCTGCGCAGCGGCGCTGGTGACGCGAGCGCGAGCGGCGGGCGTCAAACGCTGGCTGCGTCTCGGCCTCGATTTTCAGCTTTGGCTCGACGCCCGGCGCGGCGATCAGGACGCCGCGCAGCGGCTGATGACCGGCGCGATGAAGCGGATCGCGCGCGAACGCATCTACGTGCCCGATATCGCCTTCATCGCCACGCTGCTGCCGCGCATCGCGCTGCAGGACGAACCGGAATTCGCGGCCGCGCTCGGCGCGACGCTGCGCGAAGCGGTGAGCCGCAGCGAGCGCACCGGCGAACTCTGGTACGTGCCGGAGCTGTTGCGCCTGAACGCGATGCTGCGTCTGCGCGGCGGCGAAGATCCGCGGGCGGTGCGGCCGCTGCTCGAAGACGCGCTGCGGCGCGCCCGGCAGCACGGCGCACGACGGCTCGAGTTGCGCATCACCGTCGATCTCGAATCACTCGACGCATCGGCCTCCCTGGGGCTGCTTCGCATGCGGTGA
- a CDS encoding type III secretion protein, translated as MKLLRILTGVHAGAQLQLTPGTHRVGADDDADIRLTDWRGADALLHVDASGVVSAQRVAAAAAQTEDPADGQPAQPAIAEEVVLLVDFVPMQFDDMILCVGADDAVWPSDLDLLSMLLTRPAEARFAAERKKRRRYVGAVVACFALGIVIVAVSLLTTTQMSRAALPRNADDRAQRVGEALAAAHVSGLQAHAVGNTVVVTGMVTSPADDDAVRNLLARISTTGISRNYDVAQNDARSIEDSLGVAGAHVRYLGDGNFAVTGAVSSRADLDAALARVRADLDPNVKNVIVEAAENASVAAGNPATASYSEMISSDDVRYAQTPDGVKHIYAVDPPASDSDAAAAANAASGAGGASGAAVANGNANGNTNSNANGNASANTNGNTNAAAQTSGAATANANGNPKAAHAANATNTANPTNPANASIVDNDTISRSAASVVPLPNPATLRTAQPRGPSS; from the coding sequence ATGAAACTGCTGCGGATACTGACGGGCGTTCACGCGGGAGCGCAATTGCAGCTCACGCCGGGCACGCATCGCGTCGGCGCCGACGACGATGCCGACATCCGCCTCACCGACTGGCGGGGCGCGGATGCGCTGCTGCACGTCGACGCGAGCGGCGTGGTCAGCGCGCAGCGCGTCGCGGCTGCTGCGGCGCAAACGGAGGATCCGGCAGACGGTCAACCCGCGCAGCCGGCTATTGCAGAAGAAGTGGTGCTGCTGGTGGACTTCGTGCCGATGCAATTCGACGACATGATCCTGTGCGTCGGCGCGGACGATGCCGTGTGGCCATCCGACCTCGACCTGCTGTCGATGCTGCTGACCCGCCCCGCCGAAGCGCGCTTCGCGGCCGAACGCAAGAAACGCCGCCGCTATGTGGGCGCCGTGGTGGCGTGCTTCGCGCTCGGCATCGTGATCGTCGCGGTGTCGCTGCTGACCACCACGCAGATGAGCCGCGCCGCGCTGCCGCGCAATGCCGACGACCGCGCGCAGCGCGTCGGCGAGGCGTTGGCCGCGGCCCACGTGAGCGGCTTGCAGGCGCACGCGGTCGGCAACACCGTGGTGGTCACCGGCATGGTCACGAGCCCCGCCGACGACGACGCCGTGCGCAACCTGCTCGCGCGGATTTCGACCACCGGCATCTCGCGCAACTACGACGTCGCACAGAACGACGCGCGCAGCATCGAGGATTCGCTCGGCGTGGCGGGCGCTCACGTGCGCTATCTCGGCGACGGCAACTTCGCGGTGACCGGCGCCGTCAGCAGCCGCGCGGATCTCGACGCCGCGTTGGCGCGCGTGCGTGCCGACCTGGATCCGAACGTGAAAAACGTGATCGTGGAGGCCGCGGAAAACGCCAGCGTCGCCGCGGGCAACCCGGCCACGGCATCGTACTCCGAAATGATTTCCTCCGACGACGTCCGCTACGCGCAGACGCCCGACGGCGTCAAACATATCTACGCGGTCGATCCGCCGGCATCGGACAGCGATGCGGCGGCGGCTGCGAATGCGGCTTCGGGCGCAGGCGGCGCGAGCGGCGCGGCGGTTGCCAACGGCAATGCGAACGGCAATACAAACAGCAACGCAAACGGCAATGCAAGCGCCAATACAAACGGCAACACCAACGCCGCCGCTCAAACCAGCGGCGCCGCGACGGCAAATGCGAACGGCAACCCAAAAGCCGCCCATGCGGCGAACGCGACCAACACAGCAAACCCGACAAACCCGGCGAACGCCTCGATCGTCGACAACGACACCATCAGCCGCAGCGCGGCCAGCGTCGTGCCGCTACCCAATCCCGCCACACTGCGGACCGCGCAGCCGCGCGGTCCGTCCAGCTGA
- a CDS encoding CesT family type III secretion system chaperone, whose amino-acid sequence MSSERYTSLIVDLCATVGLGDADHVLRTRSIEVEGFDVRLDYFERDLDAMYANFHFGTVTAGRTLVVFRLMLEANLLIYAQDQAQLGLDTDTGGVVLVLRLPFADGLNGEALADLLAHYAEHGRYWRQNIVESNDEMFEGIASGEYFWLRA is encoded by the coding sequence ATGAGCAGCGAGCGTTACACCAGCCTGATCGTGGACCTGTGCGCGACCGTCGGTCTCGGCGACGCGGACCACGTGCTGCGCACGCGGTCGATCGAGGTCGAAGGGTTCGACGTGCGGCTCGACTATTTCGAGCGCGACCTCGACGCGATGTACGCGAATTTTCATTTCGGCACGGTGACGGCCGGGCGCACGCTCGTCGTCTTCCGGCTCATGCTCGAAGCCAACCTGCTGATCTATGCGCAGGATCAGGCGCAACTGGGGCTCGACACGGATACCGGCGGCGTGGTGCTGGTGCTGCGCCTGCCGTTCGCCGACGGCCTGAACGGCGAGGCGCTCGCCGATCTGCTCGCGCACTACGCGGAGCATGGCCGCTACTGGCGGCAGAACATCGTCGAATCGAACGACGAGATGTTCGAAGGCATCGCTTCAGGGGAGTATTTCTGGCTGCGGGCTTAA
- a CDS encoding GNAT family N-acetyltransferase, with translation MRFIPLDSMETPYLRLRPLTLADAPALFDQMLGDADTMRDLPMPRHTGVAQTAEFVDEALRGWDDGSLIRYTLECKETGRLTALIELKPTLPRVEIGVIISRHGGARRRRAGVLALQELIDWLIEQPGVYRVFACCAVDGAAHSSMERLGFVQEAQLTNHEPRPNRGLAAADSYLYALTRPAPVPPEPPSEGVAWLRNTMQWSLADA, from the coding sequence ATGCGCTTCATCCCGCTCGACAGCATGGAAACGCCGTATCTGCGGCTGCGCCCGCTCACCCTGGCCGACGCCCCCGCCCTGTTCGATCAGATGCTCGGCGACGCCGACACGATGCGCGACCTGCCGATGCCGCGCCATACCGGCGTGGCGCAAACCGCCGAATTCGTCGACGAGGCGCTGCGCGGCTGGGACGACGGCAGCCTGATTCGCTACACGCTCGAATGCAAGGAGACCGGCCGCCTGACCGCGTTGATCGAACTGAAGCCAACCCTGCCGCGCGTGGAGATCGGCGTGATCATCAGCCGGCATGGCGGCGCTCGGCGCCGCCGGGCCGGCGTACTCGCGCTGCAGGAATTGATCGACTGGCTAATCGAGCAGCCGGGCGTGTACCGGGTCTTCGCGTGCTGCGCCGTGGATGGCGCCGCGCACAGTTCGATGGAGCGCCTCGGCTTCGTCCAGGAAGCGCAGCTGACGAATCACGAACCGCGTCCGAACCGCGGCCTCGCCGCCGCCGACAGCTATCTCTATGCCTTGACGCGCCCCGCGCCGGTTCCGCCTGAGCCGCCCAGCGAGGGGGTAGCCTGGCTGCGCAACACGATGCAGTGGAGTCTCGCGGACGCCTGA
- the sctQ gene encoding type III secretion system cytoplasmic ring protein SctQ, with the protein MTDSLRMIYPLDEPTTEDEAATDPHAARERSSGVGRMSSESVRERAAASEPSGTSGDTATEHAAAKKLTSMPGDAERGHSRSLNASAETSAAMTKGLGAAVTGASVASIASIASVASVASIASIAPIAPLRLQAVTRAAARVTRTVCDARVAGHLHATLGVTEWHAALIDAHDFDAACVDPGVIELTLASADDVSTVAVRVALDLHAYPPLSIAAWPDRDALTAKPPADVALRQAVAGVVLEPLFERLIRAGFKGPRVAAVRRGRLSEVATARKPMGEASADMPVVALSFQLGERRYEAALSAEPACYDLLDRLLHAEATPASVRSTATAASSASSACFDHALDTAAGLTVPGSLILGVKRLPVDTLHALEPGDVLLRAAFPSFDATLLDASSAPSSPHARPRAVAAWGTPGLTRVCAAVEIDGQSLVIVKEPNMSEELDPASTDAGLAIDDPADPIRIGELELPVQFEIDTVALPLAQLSALGPGYVLELPVPVADAQLRLVAHGQTIGYGELVTVGEHLGIRIIRMAHRHGPIQ; encoded by the coding sequence GTGACAGATTCCCTGCGCATGATCTATCCGCTCGACGAGCCGACAACCGAGGACGAAGCCGCGACCGATCCGCACGCCGCGCGCGAGCGGAGCTCGGGCGTGGGGCGCATGTCCAGCGAGAGTGTGCGTGAGCGCGCGGCTGCTAGTGAACCGTCGGGCACGTCGGGAGATACCGCAACGGAGCATGCGGCGGCAAAGAAACTGACGAGCATGCCGGGAGACGCCGAGCGTGGTCACTCACGGTCACTGAACGCTAGCGCTGAAACGTCAGCGGCAATGACAAAGGGACTCGGCGCGGCAGTTACCGGTGCTTCAGTCGCTTCAATCGCTTCAATCGCTTCAGTCGCTTCAGTCGCTTCAATCGCTTCAATCGCGCCGATCGCGCCACTGCGTCTGCAGGCTGTCACTCGCGCCGCCGCTCGCGTAACGCGTACGGTCTGCGATGCGCGCGTCGCCGGTCATCTGCATGCGACGCTCGGCGTCACCGAATGGCACGCGGCATTGATCGACGCGCATGACTTCGATGCGGCTTGCGTGGACCCCGGCGTCATCGAGCTGACACTCGCTTCGGCTGATGACGTGTCGACTGTCGCCGTGCGCGTTGCCCTCGATCTGCATGCCTATCCGCCGCTCTCGATCGCCGCGTGGCCGGACCGCGACGCGCTCACAGCCAAGCCGCCCGCCGACGTCGCGTTACGTCAGGCCGTCGCGGGCGTCGTGCTGGAACCGCTGTTCGAGCGATTGATTCGCGCGGGTTTCAAAGGCCCACGTGTCGCCGCGGTCCGGCGCGGGCGTCTGAGCGAGGTTGCGACAGCGCGGAAACCGATGGGCGAGGCCAGCGCCGACATGCCTGTCGTCGCACTCTCGTTCCAGCTCGGTGAACGCCGCTATGAGGCCGCGCTCAGCGCCGAGCCGGCGTGCTACGACCTGCTCGACCGGCTGTTGCATGCCGAAGCCACGCCTGCTTCGGTTCGATCAACCGCAACCGCCGCTTCATCCGCTTCATCCGCTTGCTTCGATCACGCACTGGACACCGCCGCCGGCCTCACCGTCCCGGGCAGCCTGATCCTTGGCGTCAAACGCCTACCCGTCGACACGCTGCACGCGCTGGAACCCGGCGATGTACTGCTGCGCGCCGCCTTTCCTTCGTTCGACGCAACGCTGCTCGACGCCTCGAGCGCCCCCTCTTCGCCCCACGCGCGGCCTCGTGCCGTCGCCGCGTGGGGAACCCCCGGGCTCACCCGTGTGTGCGCCGCTGTGGAAATCGACGGGCAGTCGCTCGTCATCGTCAAGGAGCCGAACATGTCAGAAGAGCTGGACCCGGCGAGCACCGACGCCGGGCTCGCCATCGACGACCCCGCCGATCCGATCCGGATCGGCGAACTCGAGCTGCCGGTGCAGTTCGAGATCGACACGGTGGCACTACCGCTTGCCCAATTGTCGGCGCTCGGCCCCGGTTACGTGCTCGAGCTGCCCGTCCCCGTGGCGGACGCGCAATTGCGGCTCGTCGCGCACGGACAGACCATCGGCTATGGCGAGCTGGTGACGGTCGGCGAGCATCTTGGCATCCGCATCATTCGCATGGCGCACAGGCATGGTCCAATTCAGTGA
- a CDS encoding type III secretion protein encodes MYEQLEAHASEFNDLQKTLADPAGAPQVDAIRQALDATAQRISETQGATDLDRNNLAKLYRGFLAASRVIARLQEKQAGAHA; translated from the coding sequence ATGTACGAGCAGCTCGAAGCCCACGCCAGCGAATTCAACGACTTGCAGAAGACGCTCGCCGATCCGGCCGGCGCGCCGCAAGTGGACGCGATCCGTCAGGCGCTCGACGCAACCGCGCAGCGGATCAGCGAAACGCAGGGCGCAACCGACCTTGATCGCAACAATCTGGCGAAGCTGTATCGCGGCTTTCTCGCTGCGTCGCGCGTGATTGCGCGGCTGCAGGAAAAACAGGCCGGCGCGCACGCCTGA
- the sctS gene encoding type III secretion system export apparatus subunit SctS — MEIDSLIRFTTEGMLLCLTVSLPAVIVAAVVGLGVSFLQAITSMQDQTLSHAVKLIAVTVVIVVAAPLSCAAILHFANEMMQAAVPL, encoded by the coding sequence ATGGAAATCGATTCGCTGATCCGCTTCACCACCGAGGGCATGCTGCTGTGCCTGACCGTGTCGCTGCCGGCGGTGATCGTCGCGGCGGTGGTCGGCCTCGGCGTGTCGTTCCTGCAGGCGATCACGTCGATGCAGGACCAGACGCTGTCGCACGCGGTCAAGCTGATCGCGGTGACGGTAGTGATCGTGGTCGCCGCGCCGCTGTCGTGCGCGGCGATTCTGCACTTCGCCAACGAAATGATGCAGGCCGCGGTGCCGCTGTAA
- the sctR gene encoding type III secretion system export apparatus subunit SctR, giving the protein MVQFSDITGLLLVVVAISLLPFVAMVVTSYAKVVVVLGLLRNALGVQQVPPNMVLNGIAILVSIYVMAPIGMLAAKSLEGQQLASQPSQALIQAFGAAREPFRAFLVKHTNEREKRFFLRSASVVWPKEEAAQIKEDDLIVLAPAFTLTEMTDAFKIGFLLYIAFIVIDLIIANVLLAMGLNQVTPTNVAIPFKLLLFVVMDGWSTLIHGLVMSYK; this is encoded by the coding sequence ATGGTCCAATTCAGTGATATCACCGGGCTGCTGCTGGTCGTCGTCGCGATCAGCCTGCTGCCCTTCGTTGCCATGGTCGTGACGTCTTACGCGAAAGTCGTCGTGGTGCTGGGCCTCCTGCGCAATGCGCTCGGTGTGCAGCAGGTGCCGCCGAACATGGTGCTCAACGGCATCGCGATCCTGGTGTCCATCTACGTGATGGCGCCGATCGGCATGCTCGCCGCGAAATCGCTCGAAGGCCAGCAGCTCGCGTCGCAGCCCTCGCAGGCGCTGATCCAGGCGTTCGGCGCAGCGCGCGAGCCGTTCCGCGCGTTTCTCGTCAAGCACACCAACGAGCGCGAAAAACGCTTCTTCCTGCGCTCGGCTTCCGTGGTGTGGCCGAAGGAAGAAGCCGCCCAGATCAAGGAAGACGATCTGATCGTGCTGGCGCCCGCCTTCACCCTGACGGAAATGACCGACGCGTTCAAGATCGGCTTTCTGCTGTACATCGCGTTCATCGTGATCGATCTGATCATCGCGAATGTGCTGCTTGCCATGGGCCTGAACCAGGTCACGCCGACCAACGTCGCGATTCCGTTCAAGCTGCTGCTGTTCGTCGTGATGGACGGCTGGTCGACGCTGATCCACGGTCTCGTGATGTCCTACAAATAG